In a genomic window of Pseudomonas oryzihabitans:
- a CDS encoding helix-turn-helix domain-containing protein gives MPLEVAERDQLITDICQGVIDGELDFATAVRRLRVEVTGLNQAPFARMCKISLGALLQLEHGTGNPTLKTLDSVFRVFGLRLSLALRTDTRP, from the coding sequence ATGCCGCTGGAGGTGGCGGAACGCGATCAACTGATCACCGACATCTGCCAGGGCGTGATCGACGGCGAACTCGATTTCGCCACCGCCGTGCGCCGGCTGCGGGTCGAGGTGACCGGACTCAATCAGGCGCCTTTCGCGCGAATGTGCAAGATTTCCCTGGGCGCCTTGCTGCAGCTGGAGCATGGAACCGGCAATCCGACGTTGAAGACGCTGGATTCGGTGTTTCGGGTGTTTGGTCTGCGGTTGTCATTGGCGCTACGCACCGATACCCGGCCCTGA
- the otsB gene encoding trehalose-phosphatase: protein MIDLDSFTSSGQPLAFFFDLDGTLAELQPRPEQVFIPAETLAALDLLARQHGVAVVSGRPLAEIDRFTAPLQLPAAGVHGAEWRDPQGNTHRVELDAGLLAQVGQRLESALADHPDLLLERKSVAFALHYRQAPEKEALVRELAEGIAAEHPEFKLQPGKCVFELKPAGASKGEAISRFLELEPFAGCLPVFLGDDRTDEAGFAVVNARGGLSIKVGEGETVAKTRLPSVAAVALWLQQLSRDLARNYKQGD, encoded by the coding sequence ATGATCGACCTCGACAGCTTCACCTCATCGGGCCAGCCTTTGGCCTTCTTCTTCGATCTGGATGGCACCCTGGCAGAACTGCAGCCACGTCCGGAACAGGTTTTCATTCCCGCCGAAACCCTCGCCGCGCTGGACCTCCTGGCGCGCCAGCATGGCGTGGCCGTGGTATCCGGGCGGCCCTTGGCGGAGATCGACCGCTTCACCGCACCGTTGCAGCTCCCGGCTGCGGGCGTCCATGGTGCCGAGTGGCGCGATCCGCAGGGCAATACCCATAGGGTCGAACTGGATGCCGGCCTGCTGGCCCAGGTCGGCCAGCGGTTGGAGAGCGCCCTGGCGGACCATCCGGACCTGCTGCTCGAACGCAAGAGTGTGGCCTTCGCCCTGCACTATCGCCAGGCGCCCGAGAAGGAAGCGCTGGTACGAGAGCTGGCGGAAGGCATCGCGGCCGAGCACCCGGAATTCAAGCTGCAACCGGGCAAGTGCGTCTTCGAGCTCAAGCCTGCAGGCGCGAGCAAGGGCGAGGCCATCAGCCGATTTCTAGAACTGGAACCCTTCGCCGGCTGCCTGCCGGTGTTTCTCGGTGACGATCGCACCGATGAAGCGGGGTTCGCTGTCGTCAATGCGCGAGGCGGTCTGTCCATCAAGGTAGGGGAGGGGGAGACGGTCGCCAAGACCCGCCTGCCTTCGGTTGCAGCGGTAGCCCTCTGGCTGCAGCAACTGAGCCGTGACCTCGCGCGAAATTATAAGCAAGGAGATTAG
- the mksB gene encoding Mks condensin complex protein MksB produces MIDPKRVLRTLAEHWHLIDPLCAHFDSGTLGLAELRARLAEQLPERTPADLTALLDTWIRLDILVPVAKSPNRFELNGQIHDFLGYLRREHRLGLCLEIEAYLRHLERLAGHIREAFDNRDGPDLARQLRLLDMRVRDVLKKLANDGHALEGVAERAKTSDRQIPLRQRYAEVLATWDEYVEPMIQLVAADGAFERGVHRVEQVLLHLLGEQQRLGHLVDDDLLLRTQARILEMHNAAQLALRRARELLLPLREEARRHNAVTRGAALALAAIRRRGLDAVPQAALPLFSRPQSVFLGSAAQVESYVYALARFEPKPARFPSQSNRQRDAERPAAPRTAREMLDLCQDALPLPDLMAWLLEQEPAGDTDELLYWFSRLSRDARFQRERLDRRHYDTLEHRVSLCSYALAARSPASDAHAT; encoded by the coding sequence ATGATCGACCCCAAACGCGTCCTGCGTACCCTTGCCGAACACTGGCACCTCATCGACCCGCTGTGCGCCCACTTCGACAGCGGCACCCTGGGCCTGGCCGAGTTGCGCGCCCGCCTGGCCGAGCAGTTGCCCGAGCGCACGCCGGCCGACCTCACGGCCCTGCTCGACACCTGGATTCGCCTCGATATCTTGGTACCGGTAGCCAAGAGCCCCAACCGCTTCGAACTCAACGGCCAGATCCACGACTTCCTCGGCTATCTCAGGCGCGAGCACCGCCTCGGCCTGTGCCTGGAGATCGAGGCCTACCTGCGCCACCTGGAACGCCTCGCCGGCCATATCCGCGAAGCCTTCGACAATCGCGACGGTCCGGACCTGGCGCGCCAACTGCGCCTGCTGGACATGCGCGTGCGCGACGTCCTCAAGAAGCTGGCCAACGACGGCCACGCCCTGGAAGGCGTCGCCGAGCGCGCCAAGACCAGTGATCGCCAGATCCCCCTACGGCAGCGCTATGCCGAGGTGCTGGCCACCTGGGACGAATACGTCGAGCCGATGATCCAGTTGGTCGCCGCCGACGGCGCCTTCGAGCGCGGCGTGCATCGCGTCGAACAGGTACTGCTGCACCTGCTGGGCGAACAGCAGCGTCTCGGCCACCTGGTCGACGACGACCTGTTGCTGCGCACCCAGGCGCGCATCCTGGAGATGCACAACGCCGCCCAATTGGCGCTGAGACGCGCCCGCGAACTGCTGCTGCCGCTGCGCGAAGAAGCCCGCCGGCACAACGCCGTAACCCGCGGCGCCGCCCTGGCCCTGGCCGCCATCCGCCGCCGCGGCCTCGACGCCGTGCCCCAGGCCGCCCTGCCACTGTTCAGCCGGCCGCAAAGCGTCTTCCTCGGCAGCGCCGCCCAGGTGGAAAGCTACGTCTACGCCCTGGCCCGCTTCGAACCCAAGCCGGCGCGCTTCCCCAGCCAGAGCAATCGGCAACGGGACGCCGAGCGCCCCGCCGCGCCTCGTACCGCCCGCGAGATGCTCGACCTCTGCCAGGACGCCCTGCCGCTGCCCGACCTCATGGCCTGGCTGCTGGAACAGGAACCGGCCGGCGATACCGACGAGTTGCTCTACTGGTTCTCGCGCCTGTCCCGCGATGCGCGCTTCCAGCGCGAGCGCCTGGACCGCCGCCACTACGACACCCTCGAACACCGCGTCAGCCTGTGCTCCTACGCCCTGGCCGCCCGATCCCCCGCGAGCGATGCCCATGCAACTTGA
- a CDS encoding MurR/RpiR family transcriptional regulator has protein sequence MSAETLPDDLPIGGPHAEPPASVESLLAAIANDYESLPRQLKRVAAYVSQQSDRVMVDRISDIASQCEVHPSAIVRFCQRFGFRGFSEMQALFREAYTHKTTPVQNYQQRIRNLIANKSKNESGSDLARECINATRSGIERLGEEFDDAAFDQAIELLVNADNIYVVGVRRSFAVADYLVYNLQHTKKRIHLITGLGGGYREQMRSIAQGDLLIAISFSPYGKESQQCVRIAQHHKAKTLIITDSTLSPLAKRADGLLLVSEGSAFAFRSLTATLCLCQALFLALAYRLELKMDDIQPGPDED, from the coding sequence ATGTCCGCCGAGACATTGCCCGACGACCTGCCTATTGGTGGCCCCCACGCCGAACCGCCCGCCAGCGTCGAATCCCTGCTGGCCGCCATCGCCAACGACTACGAGAGCTTGCCGCGCCAGCTCAAGCGCGTGGCGGCCTATGTCAGCCAGCAAAGCGACCGGGTGATGGTCGATCGCATCAGCGACATCGCCAGCCAGTGCGAGGTGCACCCCTCGGCCATCGTGCGCTTCTGCCAGAGATTCGGCTTCCGCGGTTTCAGCGAGATGCAGGCGTTGTTTCGCGAGGCCTACACCCACAAGACCACGCCGGTGCAGAACTACCAGCAACGCATCCGCAACCTGATCGCCAACAAGAGCAAGAACGAGAGCGGTAGCGATCTGGCGCGGGAGTGCATCAATGCCACCCGCTCCGGCATCGAGCGACTGGGCGAGGAATTTGACGACGCGGCCTTCGACCAGGCCATCGAACTGCTGGTCAATGCCGACAACATCTATGTGGTGGGGGTGCGCCGTTCCTTCGCGGTGGCCGACTACCTGGTCTACAACCTCCAGCACACCAAGAAGCGCATCCACCTCATCACCGGCCTGGGTGGCGGCTATCGCGAGCAGATGCGCAGCATCGCCCAGGGCGACCTGCTCATCGCCATCAGCTTCAGTCCCTACGGCAAGGAAAGCCAGCAGTGCGTGCGCATCGCCCAGCACCACAAGGCCAAGACGCTGATCATCACCGATAGCACCCTCTCACCGCTGGCCAAGCGCGCCGACGGCCTGTTGCTGGTCAGCGAGGGCAGTGCCTTCGCCTTCCGCTCGCTGACCGCCACCCTGTGCCTCTGCCAGGCGCTGTTCCTGGCGCTGGCCTATCGCCTCGAACTGAAGATGGACGACATCCAGCCGGGTCCGGACGAAGACTGA
- the mksF gene encoding Mks condensin complex protein MksF has protein sequence MIRYGISRFALLNTAGYSLGLFPLEQPLSVYGANNLGKSASINALQFPILARLSDMSFGKYSNEQSRKFYFATDTSYILIELRLAHGPHVIGVAGRGPGGGFGHQFFAYAGELDLAHYQRDGTCLRQRELFANLERAGLKAYEVKPEELRRLLVGGHTSIPLDLTLIPLRSTSEQSLKTFRALFINLLHMREITAAKLKQLFLDAFEHSLRSGSVDYIAACEEAFRDVRRMEQDYQSLVAAGPLVEALANGVEQRDRLRGKLHRLSPLLDSLLGTWQHYAIDRRDELLAQSEHYRLEQDSLQQNQRDGTSELMRLEREISGLQRWLAELAQLKHRFALVESTAPLEAQLLAAKDAHDELAGALSQSRQFSSEDLDQRVRELEQRLKGLRQQLDHADNNSYARLREEFSQADVDRLMRLFNGQLFSLPLGPKGVELAEDGSWLKTLEGVLERFHGDRFELPGLSLDLSGIEPPTLQALADRAALRDQKDRLERELKQLKAQQGVIADRQASKAQAEALYQQVLDAQKALEDFRRCQTLSAEENEKLEQLAQLEAAQDELRRAGDAFTERVQQLSAKLQLIGRQLADLEAKDRTLADALRRRQLLPTDLPQGTPFMEAVDDSLENLLPLLNDYQDTWQALQRADTQIEALYAQVRLKGVAKFDNEEDPERRLQLLVNAYAHRQDEALTLAKARRAAVTDIARTLRNIRSDYDNLEHQLQLFNREINRKQVSNLESFRIVLAPNKDALKHIDQIIHSAGQYEEGETLSVFDLTQDSSQDQKNEEAKEYLARLVAANGNQLGLKDLFELAFEITKQGGQPILHTDIDGAASNGTTMTIKALTNMYLLLHLMDREQAAKIRLPYYLDEAADIDERNQQALIETSQQLGFVPILASVKPQVSAQVAIDLEGGSGPGGIYIDEADWKYIAKRDLALPEPA, from the coding sequence ATGATCCGCTACGGCATCAGCCGCTTCGCCCTGCTCAACACCGCCGGCTACAGCCTGGGCCTGTTCCCGCTGGAGCAGCCGCTGTCGGTCTACGGCGCCAACAACCTGGGCAAGAGCGCCTCGATCAACGCCCTGCAATTCCCCATCCTGGCGCGGCTCTCGGACATGAGCTTCGGCAAGTACAGCAACGAGCAGTCGCGCAAGTTCTACTTCGCCACCGATACCAGCTACATCCTCATCGAATTGCGCCTGGCCCACGGCCCCCACGTCATCGGCGTGGCCGGCCGTGGCCCGGGCGGTGGCTTTGGCCACCAGTTCTTCGCCTATGCCGGCGAGCTGGACCTGGCCCACTACCAGCGCGACGGCACCTGCCTGCGCCAGCGCGAACTCTTCGCCAACCTGGAACGCGCCGGTCTCAAGGCCTACGAGGTCAAGCCCGAGGAACTGCGTCGGCTACTGGTCGGCGGTCACACCAGCATCCCCCTGGACCTCACCCTCATTCCACTCCGGTCCACCAGCGAGCAGAGCCTCAAGACCTTCCGCGCCCTGTTCATCAACCTGCTGCACATGCGCGAGATCACCGCGGCCAAGCTCAAGCAGCTGTTCCTCGATGCCTTCGAGCACAGCCTAAGATCCGGTAGCGTCGACTACATCGCCGCCTGCGAGGAGGCCTTCCGCGACGTGCGCCGCATGGAGCAGGACTACCAGTCCCTGGTCGCCGCTGGTCCCCTGGTGGAAGCCTTGGCCAATGGCGTGGAACAGCGCGACCGCCTGAGAGGCAAGCTGCATCGCCTCTCGCCGCTGCTCGACAGCCTGCTCGGCACCTGGCAGCACTACGCCATCGACCGTCGCGACGAGCTCCTGGCCCAGAGCGAACACTATCGCCTGGAGCAGGACAGCCTGCAGCAGAACCAACGCGACGGCACCAGCGAACTGATGCGCCTGGAACGCGAGATCAGCGGCCTGCAACGCTGGCTGGCCGAACTGGCCCAGCTCAAGCACCGCTTCGCCCTGGTGGAGTCCACCGCGCCCCTGGAAGCCCAGCTCCTGGCGGCCAAGGATGCCCACGACGAATTGGCCGGCGCCCTTTCCCAGTCGCGCCAGTTCAGCAGCGAAGACCTCGACCAGCGCGTCCGCGAATTGGAGCAGCGCCTCAAGGGCCTACGACAGCAACTCGACCATGCCGACAACAACAGCTACGCCCGCCTGCGCGAGGAATTCAGCCAGGCCGACGTGGACCGTCTGATGCGCCTGTTCAACGGCCAACTGTTCAGCCTGCCGCTGGGGCCCAAGGGCGTCGAATTGGCCGAAGACGGTAGCTGGCTGAAGACCCTCGAAGGGGTACTGGAACGCTTCCACGGGGACCGCTTCGAACTCCCCGGCCTGTCCCTCGACCTTTCGGGCATCGAACCGCCCACTCTCCAGGCCCTGGCCGACCGTGCCGCTCTGCGCGACCAAAAGGATCGTCTTGAGCGCGAACTCAAGCAACTCAAGGCCCAGCAGGGCGTCATCGCCGACCGCCAGGCCAGCAAGGCCCAGGCCGAAGCCCTCTACCAACAGGTGCTGGACGCCCAGAAGGCCCTGGAAGACTTCCGTCGCTGCCAGACCCTGAGCGCCGAGGAAAACGAAAAGCTCGAACAACTGGCCCAGCTGGAAGCCGCCCAGGACGAGCTACGTCGGGCCGGCGACGCCTTCACCGAACGCGTCCAGCAACTCTCCGCCAAGCTGCAACTGATCGGCCGCCAACTGGCCGACCTGGAAGCCAAGGACCGCACCCTGGCCGACGCCCTGCGCCGCCGCCAGCTGCTGCCCACCGACCTGCCCCAGGGCACGCCCTTCATGGAAGCGGTGGACGACTCCCTGGAAAACCTGCTGCCGCTACTCAACGACTACCAGGACACCTGGCAAGCCCTGCAGCGCGCCGACACCCAGATCGAGGCGCTCTATGCCCAGGTGCGCCTCAAGGGCGTGGCCAAGTTCGACAACGAGGAAGATCCCGAGCGCCGCCTGCAACTACTGGTCAACGCCTATGCCCACCGCCAGGACGAAGCCCTGACGCTGGCCAAGGCGCGCCGCGCCGCCGTCACCGACATCGCCCGCACCCTGAGAAACATCCGCAGCGATTACGACAACCTCGAACACCAGTTGCAGCTGTTCAACCGCGAGATCAACCGCAAGCAGGTCTCCAACCTGGAAAGCTTCCGCATCGTGCTGGCACCGAACAAGGATGCCCTCAAGCACATTGACCAGATCATCCACAGCGCTGGCCAATACGAAGAAGGCGAGACCCTTTCGGTATTCGATCTCACCCAGGACAGCAGCCAGGACCAGAAGAACGAGGAAGCCAAGGAATACCTGGCACGCCTGGTCGCCGCCAACGGCAACCAGCTCGGCCTCAAGGACCTGTTCGAACTGGCCTTCGAGATCACCAAGCAGGGTGGCCAGCCGATCCTGCACACCGACATCGACGGCGCGGCTTCCAACGGCACCACCATGACCATCAAGGCGCTGACCAACATGTACCTGTTGCTGCACCTGATGGATCGGGAACAGGCCGCCAAGATCCGCCTGCCCTACTACCTGGACGAAGCCGCCGACATCGACGAACGCAACCAGCAGGCCCTGATCGAGACCAGCCAGCAACTAGGCTTCGTGCCCATCCTGGCCAGCGTCAAACCCCAGGTCAGCGCCCAGGTCGCCATCGACCTCGAAGGCGGCAGCGGCCCAGGCGGCATCTACATCGACGAAGCCGACTGGAAATACATCGCCAAACGCGACCTGGCTCTTCCCGAACCCGCTTGA
- the otsA gene encoding alpha,alpha-trehalose-phosphate synthase (UDP-forming), which yields MSRLVVVSNRVAPIEEGKATAGGLAVGVLDALRKSGGIWFGWNGETVKENGPAKTQTKDNIDYVTFGLTKRDYDHYYRGFSNATLWPIFHYRIDLARYNREEYDGYRRVNMAMAERLKPLLQPDDIIWVHDYHLIPFAEACRMLGIRNRIGFFLHIPFPAPEILTAIPPHNELLKTLCFYDLIGFQTDTDQLAFQDYITREVRGVLEKDGSLTAYGHNFRVGVYPIGVMPDVIQKQAESYRTRRQFISRSIEGVPYKTIVSVDRLDYSKGLVERFQAFEKLLENFPEHHKAVQFVQIAPSSRADVVSYQNIRRQLESHAGHINGHFSELDWTPIRYLNKSYDRRTVMGLFRSSDVGLVTPLRDGMNLVAKEYVAAQDPENPGVLVLSRFAGAARELNSALIVNPYDHIGMAEALDRALRMSLEERKARYEDMMRVIRQADLASWRDNFLRDLRAFSSKTLVQSIDSKAVDSEEVDSKQKVAL from the coding sequence ATGAGCCGTTTAGTGGTGGTATCGAATCGGGTGGCCCCGATCGAGGAAGGCAAGGCGACCGCGGGCGGTCTGGCGGTGGGCGTTCTGGATGCCCTGCGCAAGTCGGGTGGCATCTGGTTCGGCTGGAATGGCGAGACGGTCAAGGAAAACGGGCCGGCCAAGACCCAGACCAAGGACAACATCGACTACGTGACCTTCGGCCTGACCAAGCGCGATTACGACCACTACTACCGGGGCTTCTCCAACGCCACCCTCTGGCCGATCTTCCACTACCGGATCGACCTGGCGCGCTACAACCGCGAGGAATACGACGGTTATCGGCGGGTGAACATGGCCATGGCCGAGCGCCTGAAGCCGCTGCTCCAGCCCGACGACATCATCTGGGTGCACGACTACCACCTGATTCCCTTCGCCGAAGCCTGCCGCATGCTGGGTATCCGTAACCGCATCGGCTTTTTCCTGCACATTCCCTTCCCGGCGCCGGAAATCCTCACCGCCATCCCGCCGCACAACGAGCTGCTCAAGACGCTGTGCTTCTACGACCTCATCGGCTTCCAGACCGATACCGACCAGCTGGCCTTCCAAGACTACATTACCCGCGAGGTGCGCGGGGTACTGGAAAAGGATGGCAGCCTGACCGCCTATGGCCACAACTTCCGCGTGGGCGTCTATCCCATCGGGGTGATGCCGGACGTGATCCAGAAGCAGGCCGAGTCCTATCGCACGCGGCGCCAGTTCATCTCGCGCAGCATCGAGGGCGTGCCCTACAAGACCATCGTCAGCGTCGACCGACTCGACTATTCCAAGGGACTGGTAGAGCGCTTCCAGGCCTTCGAGAAGCTGCTGGAGAATTTCCCCGAGCACCACAAGGCTGTGCAGTTCGTGCAGATCGCGCCGTCCTCGCGGGCGGATGTGGTGTCCTACCAGAACATCCGTCGCCAGTTGGAGAGCCATGCCGGCCATATCAACGGCCACTTCTCCGAGCTGGACTGGACGCCCATTCGTTATCTGAACAAGAGCTATGACCGCCGCACGGTGATGGGGCTGTTCCGCTCCTCCGACGTGGGTCTGGTGACGCCGCTACGCGACGGCATGAACCTGGTGGCCAAGGAGTACGTGGCGGCCCAGGACCCGGAAAATCCCGGGGTGTTGGTGCTGTCGCGCTTCGCCGGCGCGGCGCGGGAACTCAATTCCGCGCTGATCGTGAATCCCTATGACCACATCGGCATGGCCGAGGCGCTGGACCGGGCGCTGCGCATGTCGCTGGAAGAGCGCAAGGCGCGCTACGAGGACATGATGCGGGTGATCCGTCAGGCGGACCTGGCATCCTGGCGCGACAACTTCCTGCGCGACCTGCGAGCTTTCAGCTCCAAGACGCTGGTGCAGTCCATCGACAGCAAGGCGGTCGATAGCGAAGAGGTGGACAGCAAGCAGAAGGTTGCCCTGTAG
- the mksE gene encoding Mks condensin complex protein MksE: MQLDLNEMTQLAPIFRELFKGYHLSRSEPECYAQLSQQQDQYRALFRALGFELVCDPRGFYYFVPEQMGTQVNKTAQRLALFTFILVEHLADQGRDPLAVLDGGTLGRPELPALLDKYRDLFLQAEVTTQDELEEKILRRLTQLGFALDSNGSYRFLPPMHRFLDVCLAVQQDRDLAASLHASDLPLPAPTLASDENSPDEDGPDEEGAEDDEEAALARAIAEEREFDL; this comes from the coding sequence ATGCAACTTGATCTCAACGAAATGACCCAGCTCGCGCCCATCTTCCGCGAGCTGTTCAAGGGCTATCACCTGTCCCGCAGCGAGCCTGAGTGCTACGCCCAGCTCAGCCAGCAGCAGGACCAGTACCGCGCCCTGTTCCGCGCCCTCGGCTTCGAGCTGGTCTGCGATCCGCGCGGCTTCTACTACTTCGTCCCCGAGCAGATGGGCACCCAGGTCAACAAGACCGCCCAGCGCCTGGCGCTGTTCACCTTCATCCTGGTGGAGCATCTCGCCGACCAGGGTCGCGATCCGCTGGCCGTGCTCGACGGCGGCACCCTTGGCCGGCCCGAACTGCCAGCCTTGCTGGACAAGTACCGCGACCTCTTCCTGCAGGCCGAGGTCACCACCCAGGACGAGCTGGAAGAAAAGATCCTGCGCCGCCTGACCCAGCTCGGCTTTGCGCTGGACAGCAATGGTAGCTACCGCTTCCTGCCGCCCATGCACCGTTTCCTTGATGTCTGCCTGGCCGTGCAGCAGGACCGCGACTTGGCCGCCAGCCTGCACGCCAGCGACCTGCCGCTGCCAGCGCCGACCCTCGCCAGTGATGAAAACAGCCCTGACGAGGATGGCCCCGACGAAGAAGGCGCCGAGGATGACGAAGAGGCCGCCCTGGCCCGCGCCATCGCCGAAGAACGGGAGTTCGACCTATGA
- a CDS encoding energy transducer TonB has product MPDTAASASPSLAAEARRRAYLQALQLDVWVPRTALPFAAPSRPEALWVEVPEETPVVARVVKPEPVPQAAPTVEAPPAVRPRIEIARPSPVKPAPTAVVEPEPERAPPPPREPAPRFALQLLQAGRCLLLLELPTGDILGSRDPAALLLKDLLRAAGLPDTPKIISEEPIRWPLLNSGQLDQGPAAACEFVQSYVSGHQERLGEGLGLWLIGTAARRCAGVEDLQATGVERETALGSAWLVPGLDVLMEEPAAKAALWQAMRPLRRRWMEQ; this is encoded by the coding sequence ATGCCCGACACCGCTGCCTCCGCTTCCCCGTCGCTCGCCGCCGAGGCGCGTCGTCGCGCCTATCTGCAGGCGCTGCAACTGGATGTCTGGGTGCCGCGCACGGCCTTGCCCTTCGCTGCACCTTCGCGGCCGGAGGCACTGTGGGTAGAGGTGCCGGAAGAGACGCCGGTCGTCGCCAGGGTGGTCAAGCCGGAGCCGGTGCCCCAGGCGGCGCCGACGGTCGAGGCGCCTCCTGCGGTCCGGCCGCGGATCGAGATCGCCCGTCCCAGCCCGGTCAAACCGGCACCGACCGCCGTGGTCGAGCCGGAACCGGAACGGGCGCCTCCGCCGCCACGCGAACCGGCGCCACGCTTCGCCCTGCAACTGTTGCAGGCGGGGCGTTGCCTGTTGCTGCTGGAATTGCCGACCGGGGACATCCTGGGGTCGCGCGATCCGGCCGCCTTGCTGCTCAAGGATCTGCTGCGCGCTGCCGGCCTGCCGGACACGCCGAAGATCATCAGCGAGGAGCCCATTCGCTGGCCGCTGCTCAACAGCGGTCAGCTCGATCAGGGCCCGGCGGCGGCCTGCGAGTTCGTGCAGAGCTATGTGTCGGGACACCAGGAGCGGCTGGGCGAAGGCCTGGGCCTCTGGTTGATCGGTACGGCCGCCCGGCGCTGCGCTGGGGTCGAGGATCTACAGGCGACCGGGGTGGAACGGGAGACGGCCCTGGGCTCAGCCTGGCTGGTGCCGGGGCTGGATGTATTGATGGAAGAGCCGGCCGCCAAGGCCGCGCTCTGGCAAGCCATGCGCCCCTTGCGGCGCCGCTGGATGGAACAGTAA
- the rimI gene encoding ribosomal protein S18-alanine N-acetyltransferase — MSDAVRFRRMTEADLNTVLKIEYQAFSHPWTRGIFLDALKSYDCWVMLVGEQQVGHGVINVILDEAHLLNITVKPENQGRGLGLRLLEQLMQEARRAKANECFLEVRASNQSAYRLYERYGFNEIGRRRDYYPAVGGREDALVMACTLLD; from the coding sequence ATGAGCGATGCGGTGCGCTTTCGGCGAATGACCGAAGCCGATCTGAACACGGTATTGAAGATCGAATACCAAGCCTTCAGCCACCCCTGGACCCGCGGCATCTTCCTGGATGCGCTCAAGTCCTACGACTGCTGGGTGATGCTGGTGGGAGAGCAACAGGTGGGGCATGGGGTGATCAATGTCATCCTCGATGAGGCCCATCTGCTCAATATCACGGTCAAGCCGGAAAACCAGGGGCGCGGACTCGGGCTGCGCCTGTTGGAGCAACTGATGCAGGAAGCTCGGCGGGCCAAGGCCAACGAGTGCTTCCTGGAGGTGCGGGCCAGCAACCAGTCGGCCTATCGCCTGTACGAACGCTATGGCTTCAACGAAATCGGCCGCCGGCGGGACTACTACCCCGCGGTCGGCGGCCGGGAAGATGCGCTGGTGATGGCCTGTACCCTGCTGGACTAG